GCCCGAGTCCGGGCGCAGCGCGTATTTCAGGATGCGCACGCCCGAGACGCTCTCGACGATCTCGATGGGGCTGTTGCGCAGGTTGGCGATATCCACCACGTCGCGCGCGTTCAGCCCGTCGCCATCCTCATGCCCGCCGGTGCCGCCCACCATGGGCTCCAGCACATTGACCTTGAGCCCGCCCTTGGCGAGATCCGGCTCGGTAAAGACGATGGGGGCGATGTAGCCGGCGCCGGCGGCGGGGATCTCGCGCGGGAGTGCCTGCGCCAGCGCGCCGCGAATGGCGTCCTGCACCCGCACGCCTGTGGTGGTGCGCAGCCCGACCGCCGCCGGCGCCTTGCAGTTCACCACAGAGCCCGGCTGGGTCACCACGCTGACCGAGCGCATCAGCCCGGCATTCACCGGAATGTCGCGGTCGATGGTCAGCAGCACGAACATGATCGTGTAGACCAGCCAGGGATGCGCCTGCCCGTCCGAAAAGATGTTGAACGCGGTGCGAAGCTGCGAGTCGGTGCCGGTGAAATCCACCTCCATCTCGTCGCCCTTCACGGTGAGCGCGACACAGAACTTGATCGGAATGTCCGAAACCACGTCGTCGTCGAGATAATCGGCAAAGCGGTAGGTGCCGTCGGGAATGCCCGCGATCACCGCGCGGGCACGCATCTCGCTGTAGTTCAGCACGTCGCCCATGGCGTCGGTGACACCGGCGAGCCCGTATTTCTCGACGCATTCGCCGACCCGCCGGTCGGCCACGCGCAACGCGGTCACCATGGCTTTCAGGTCGCCCCAGTTGTCATGCGGCACCCGGCAGTTGCAGAGGATGAGGTTGATCAGCTCGTCATTCAGCTCGCCCGCGCGGTAGAGATGCGAGGGCGGAATGCGGATGCCTTCCTGATAGATCTCGTAGCTCGACGGCGAGAGGCTGCCCGCGACGCGCCCGCCGACATCGGTCGAATGCACATAGGCATAGGCGAAACAGACCAGCGTGCCGTCGTGAAAGATCGGCGCCAGCAGGCTGATATCGGGCAGGTGCGAGGAGAGCCCTGCACTGCGATAGGGGTCGTTGCAGATCAGCACGTCGCCCGGCGCGTAGCTGTCGAACTCACCGATCATCGACGTGAAGTCGAGATTGGCGAACATGGTGATGCCGATGCTGTGCGGATAACCGAAGATCTCGCCCTCGGGGGTGACGAGCGCCACGCCAAGATCGGCGGTCTCGTTCACAAAGGCGGTGTGGCCGGTGCGTTGCAGCGCATAGCCCATCTCTTCGGCGATGGAGCGGAAGCGCTGCACGAAGATATCGAGCTGGGCGGAGTCGGTGCGCAGGGCAGAAAGTTTCCGGGTCATTGGTCTTGCCCCCGCTTGGTGTTGGTCAGGAGGAGGTTTCCGGCGGCATCGCAGCGGGCGGTAAAGCCCGGCGTCACGACCGTGGTCGTGTCGAACTGCTCGACCACGGCAGGGCCGGCGACGCTGTCGCCGGCGCAGAAATCCTCGCGGCGATAGACCGAGGCCTCATGCGCCTGCCCGCCGTGATAGATCGGGCGGCTGCCGATGGCGGCAATTGTCCCGGCGTCATCGCGCTGCCTTGCCGGCGGCAGCGACGGTTTCGCGCGGCGCCCGAAGACCCGCACCCGCAGCGACACCAGATCCACCGCCGCGTCGCGCTCGCTGTTGTGATAGAGCGCCTCGTAAGTGTCGTGAAACGCCTCGGCCAGCCGCTCCGGCGTCAGCGCGCCGATCTCGAGATCGGCGGGAAGCGTCACGTCCACGTCAAAGGCCTGGCCGGCATAGCGCATATTGGCCGAGCGCACGATTTCGATCCGCTCGATCATCGGGTTCTCGGCGGCGAGCGCGTCGCGGCCCTCCTGCTCCAGCTCGCCGTAAATCGCGCGCATGGTGTCTGCGTCGATCCCGGTCAGCGGTTTGCGCAGGCTGCGGATGTAATTGTACTGGTAATCGGCGATGGTGGCACCGAGCGCGCACATGGTGCCCGGCGATGGCGGCACGAGGATCTGCCCGATCCCCACCTCCTCGGCCAGCAGACAGGCATGGGTCGGCCCCGCGCCGCCAAAGGCGATGAGCGTGAAGTCGCGGGGATCGAGCCCGCGCTTGGTCATCATCGGAAGGATGGCGCTGGTCATCGTCGCCGTGCCAAGGCGCAGGATCGCCTCCGAGGCATCTTCTGCGGAGCAGCCCAGCCGCTCCGCGATCCGCCCCACCGCCGCAAAGGCATTCTCTGCCTTGAGGCTCAGCGAGCCTCCGGCGAACTTCCCGGCGTCGATGTAGCCCGCCACCAGATAGGCATCGGTCACCGTCGCCTCGGTGCCGCCCCGGTTATAGCAGGCCGGCCCCGGCTCGGCACCGGCGCTTTGCGGTCCGAGCTTGAGGATGCCGAAGGGATCGAACCAGGCGATGGAGCCACCGCCCGCGCCGACGGCGAACACATCCACTGTCGGCATGACGATGGGAAAATCGCCGATCTCGGCATCGGTGGAATAGACCGGCTCCTCATCGCGGATGATCGAGAAATCGGCGCTGGTGCCGCCGATATCCAGCGTCACCGCATCGCCGACACCGCTCAGCCCGGCGACATAGGCCGCCGCCACCACACCCGAGGCCGGCCCCGAGAGCATGGTGTTCACCGGCTTGGCCTTGGCGCTCGACGCGCTCAGCACGCCGCCGTTCGACTGGGTGATCTGCAACGCGGTGTCGAGCCCGACCTCCTGCGTGTCGATCACCAGATTGTCGACATAGCGGCTCATGATCGGCTGCACATAGGCGTTGAGCGAGGCGACGCTGGCGCGCTCGTATTCGCGGATCTCGGACCAGAGATCGGAGGAGCAGGAGAGGTAGAGATCGGGGCGCGTTTCGCGGATGCGCTCGGCGAGCTGCCGCTCCACCGCGTCGCTGTTATAGGCGCCAAGCAGGCAGATCGCGACGCTCTCGATCTCGGGCGCAAGCTGCGCGATCACCGCGTCGATGGCGGCGAGCCCGGCGGAGGCATCCGCGTCGTCGCCGCGCACCGGGATCTCATAGACGTCCTGACGCGCCACGATGGTCGAGGGCAGCGACGCCTTGAGGTTGAAGATGTCCTTCTTCCGAAGCCGCGCGATTTCGAGGATGTCGCCATTGCCCTCGCTGACGATCAGCGCCGAGCGGGCGCCGCGGCGTTCCAGCACGGCGTTCAGCGCGATGGTCTGGCCATGCACGAAATACGAAATCGCGTCGGGCGTGCTACCGACCGAGGACATCAGCTCGCTGATACCGCGCGCCACCGCGCGGGAGGGCGCGGAGGGCGTGCTGGCCACCTTGTGGGTATGCGAAGCCCCTCCGTCCAGCGCCAACAGGCTGAGATCCGTAAAGGTCCCCCCGATGTCGATGCCAAGCTGAAAACTTACGTCGCTCACATTGTCCTCCCCGAACGTCTGCATTCCCTATTTCGTAATTTGATTCCATATTTCATAATTTCGGTCAACCGGAGTCGCCGGGGAGGGACGCAGAAAACATGTACCGAGGATGCGGCGAAAGCCGCGCCAGAGAGGATCGGGGAGGCTATAACACCCTGGAAAATAGTGACTTTATCAAAAGGTGAAGGCCACAGACACGCGAGGGCGACACCGCCGCCCGCCGCGACCGCAGCTCCCGCCATGGCGGTTACGCTCTTGTTCGATTTTCGCGTAACGTGTGGGAGGGCGGCGGTGCCGCCCCCTTGCAGGGATGTGTGCCGGAATGCCTCCATGCCCGTCTCCCCGCCCCGGTGCCTCAGAAATCCAGCCCGAGATCGACGGTGCCCGCCGAATGTGTGAGCGCGCCGGAGGAGATGTAATCGACCCCCGTCGCGGCGATCTCGGCCAGCCGGTCGAGTCGGACATTGCCGCTCGCTTCGGTCTTCATGCGACCGCCGATCCGGCGCACCGCCTCGGCCATGTCCTCGGTGGTCATATTGTCGAACAGCACCGCTGCCGCGCCGCCGACCTCCAGCACCGCGTCGAGCTGCTCCAGACCGTCGATTTCGATCTCGACCACCACCATATGGCCGACATTGCGCTGGACGGCCTCCAGCACCGGGCGCACACCGCCCGCCGCCGCGATGTGGTTGTCCTTGATCAGGATCGCGTCCGAGAGCGAGAAGCGGTGATTGAAGCCGCCGCCATGCAGCACCGCGAGCTTTTCCAGGATCTTCAGGCCCGGCGTGGTCTTGCGGGTGCAGGTGATCCGCGTGCCGGTGCCCTCGACGGCGCGCACGTAGGACTGCGTCAGCGTCGCGGTGCCGGAAAGACGCCCGGCGAAATTCAGCGCGACCCGCTCCGCCGCGAGGATGGAGGCAGCGTTGCCGTTGATGCTCATCAGTCGGTCGCCGGGTTTGCCGGCGGTGCCGTCGGGGATCTCGATCTCGACCTCAAGGCTCGGGTCGATCAGCCGGAACGCCAAAGCTGCGGCCTGCATGCCGGAGACCACCGCCTCCTGCCGCGCATTGAGACTGGCGCGGTATTGCCGACCCGCCGGCAGCACCGAGCGCGTGGTCACATCGCCGCCGGCACCGAGATCTTCCATGATCGCGTTGCGGATCGCGGGTTCGAGAATGATGTCAGGGACGGGTTCGAAATTCGGCACGGAATGGTCCTCTTGGTTGGGTAGCTGCGGATCCGCGCACCGGACCTTCGGAACCTCAGTCGCAAGACGGGGTCGTTCGATGGTGCGCCTGCCATCCGGCAGGAAGGGGACACCGTTTCGGGACCGCACAACGCTCCCGATCCCCGCGCCTGCCGGATATTGCAGGGCGGAGCCGCTTCGCCCCGCCCTGCCAATGTCACTGACCGGCCAGGTTGATGTGGACGTTCTTCTCGTGGGTGAAGGAGATCAGCTCGCCGATGCCCTCCTCGCGCCCGATGCCCGATTGCTTGACGCCGCCGAAGGGCGCGCCGAGGAAATGCCGCCCGACCTCGTTGATCCAGACAAAGCCCGCCTCGACCCGCGACGCGGCGCGGTGCGCGGTGGCCAGATCGCGCGTCCAGATCGCGCAGGTGAGGCCAAGCTCCAGCCCGTTGACCTCCTCGAGCATGGCGCTCTCCTCGCGCCATTTGCGGACGGCGAGCACCGGGCCGAAGATCTCTTCGCGGGCGATGGTCATCTCGGGGGTCACATCGGCAAAGATCGTCGGCGCGATGAAGCACCCATCGGCAAGGTCGCCATCGGTGACCGCATGGCCGCCGGTGACAGCGCGGGCGCCTTCGCTTTTGGCGCTTTCGATATAGCCCATCACCCGGTCGAACTGGGTGCGGCTGACGATGGCGCCCATGGTGGTCTCGGGATCGGTGGGAATGCCCGGCTTGTAGCGCGCGATCTTGTCAGCCACGTAGGACAGCACTTCGTCGTGGATGTCCTCGTGCAGGAAGGCGCGGCTGGTCGAGCCGCAGGACTGGCCGCACCAGCCGAAATTCATCCCCGCGACAAGCGCGTCGGCGATCTTTTCGGGCTTGCTGTCGGGATAGGCGATCAGGGCGTTCTTGCCGCCAAGCTCCAGCAGCACCGGCTTGACCGTGGCGCTGGCGCTTTTCATCACCGCGCGCCCGGCGGGAACCGAGCCGATCAGCGTGACCTTGGCCACGTCCGGATGCTCCGCCAGCCCGGCGCCGGCCTCGACACCGCCGGGCAACACGCTGAACACGCCCTTGGGCAGCAGCCCGTCGACGATTTCGGCCAGACGCAGCGCCGAGAGCGGCGCCTGCACCGGCGGCTTGATGATGACCGCATTGCCCGCCGCAAGCGGCGCCGCCATCTTGCCGCCGCAGAACATGAACGGGTGGTTGAAGGCCAGGATCCGCGCCACCACACCCAGCGGCTCGCGCAGGGTCATGTTCACCCGCTCGGCGCCCATCGGAATGGTGTCGCCCTTCATCTCGGTAACGAGACCGGCAAAGAGATCCATCTGCGCGGCGGCAATGGCGGCGTCGCCGCGCATCTCGGTATAGGGGTTGCCGCAATTGGCCGAGTCGATCATCGCCAGCTCGTCGCCATGCTTGCGCAGCAGCGCGGCGATTTCCTTGAGGATGCGGGCACGCTCCAGCGGCGGCACGTCGCGCCATTCCAGAAAGCCCTTGCGCGCGGCGGCAACCGCGGCGTCGACATCGTCGCGCCCGGCTGTGGCCACCGGAGTCAGCACACGGCCCGTCGCCGGGTTCAGCGTGTCGTCATAAACTCCGCCCAACGGCTTGTGCCAGACGCCGCCGAAATAGAGATCGGCGTGCTGTGGCAGCACCTGTTCGATATCGAAATTCAAACTGTCCGGCACGATAGCTTCCTCCCATCCGTCGTTGACTTCGAAATAACTTAGATCTCTAATAGATGTCAAGCAGCCGCATCTTTTCTCTGCGGTGGCAGCCAGCTTCGCATCGCCGGCAAATCGCGCTCTGATGCGCCGGGCCGCAGGCTTGACCGCGCGGGCCGATCAAGTGCAGGACTCGATATCGGACCGGAGGCGACCATCGCGGCGACGCGCTCCAAAGCGGGCGAAACGATCAGACGCTGGCAAGAACGAAGAACAAAGGAAGACAGTGTGGAAGCAAAAGGCAGCCCCCGCCAGCATGTGCAATCGGTCGTCGTCGGTGCGCGGCTTCTGGAGGCGCTCGCCCGGCAGAACGACGCCATGTCGCTCTCGGCAATCGCCAAGGTCGCTGACATGGCGCCGGCAAAGGCCCACCGCTACCTCGCGGGCTTCATCGAAACAGGGCTGATCACGCAGAGCGAAACCACCGGGCTTTACGATCTCGGGCCGCTCTCCCTCGATCTCGGGCTTGCGGCGATCCGGCGGCTCGACGTGGTGGAGCTGGCCTATCCGCTGATGGTCGCGCTGCGCGAAGAGACCGGCGAGACCACTTCGCTCTCGGTCTGGGGCAATTTCGGCGCCACGCTGGTGCGCTGGGTGCCGAGCAACGCGCCGGTGAACATCACGGTGAATGTGGGCTCTGTTCTGCCCCTGCTGACCTCATCGAACGGCCGCGCCTTTGCAGCGCATCTGCCGGCGGAGATGGTCGAGCCGCTGATCGAAAAGGAACTGGCCGAGAATGCGCCCGCGCTGGCGGCGGCGGGCATAGAGACGCGCGCGGATGTCGAGCACATCCTGCAACCGGTGCGCGAGACCGGCATCGCCGCCGCAGTCGGGCTGGTGGTGCCCGCCATCGCCTCGCTGAGCTGCCCGATCTTCGACCGCACCAATTCGGTGGTCGCCGTGGTCACGATTGTCGGCATCACCGGCATGATCTCGACCGAGGCGGACAGCCCGGTCTCAATGAAACTCCGCGACACAGCACAGCGGATTTCGGAAATGCTCGGCGCCCGGACGGGCTGAGGGCCGCACGGGCCGTTTATCATCACCCACAACCTCAGATAGCAGGAAAGTGCCATCGCAAGGTGCTGAGAGGGTGTCGCAAGCTCTTGGCAAGATCGTTCTTTATTGATTTAGTCACCTAATGAACGAACAGTCGACATGCTCCGGCCCATCCCTCGAGTCGTCCCGCGGCGAAGAACGCCTGGCGCGGCTCGTTCGCCTTGCCGCGCGCGGCTTCAACCGCTCGCTTCAGATCCGCCTGAACACCCAGAACGTGACCTTTGGGCAGTGGATCTTTCTGCGCATCCTGTGGAACGAGGACGGGCTGTCGCAGCGCGAGCTGAGCGAACGTGCACACCTAACCGAGCCGACCGCGCATACCGCCCTGCTCCGCATGGAAGAGCTCGGCTATATCGTGCGCCGGAACATCGAGGGCAACAAACGCCGTCAGCACGCCTTTCTGACCGAGCGCGGCTGGGAGCTGCGCGACCAGCTGGAGCCGCTCGCGGTCGAGGCCAATGATCTGGCCGTCGCGGGGCTGACCGAGGATGAGCAGCGTATCCTGCGCAAGGCGCTGGCGACGATGATCCGCAATCTCGAACAGGACGAGCTGGACGCGGCGCAGCGCGGCATGCGCATGCCACCGACCAAGGGGAAGAGCGCGCCGGAATAGACCGGACAAACGCAAACCGGCGCCCGGTTGTCCCGCGCGCCGGCTCTTGTTTTCAGGGAAAAGCCCTTATTCCAGAAGGCCCAGTTCCTCATAGGCCCGCTTTGCGCCGGGATGGAACGGCAGCGTCTTTTGCGAGACTAGGAGCTCGGGCGTAAGCTGTTTCATCGCACTGTGCACCGAGCGGATCTCGTCGATATTCGTGGCGATATCCTTGGCCAGCGTATAGGCGGTTTCCTCGGGCATCGTGTCGGTGGTGACCAGCAGCGCGCCAAGGGCGAGCGTGTCGATGGGCTCGGCCTGGTTGGTATAGCTGCCGCCCGGGATCTCGTAAGATACGGTGCCGAATTTATCATTGGTCTTCTCGATGATCTCCTGCGGGATATCGAGCAGCACCACATCGGCGTTCTTGTCGACGCTCAGGAAGGACGAGTGACCGACAAAGATGCCGTTGATCACCATGTCGATCCGGCCATCGGTCATCAGGTCGGCCTGCTGCGCAGAGCCGCCACGCACCATGACGCCGCCATTCCCCTCGATGGTCTCTTCGTCAAAGCCCGCCTCGTCGAGAATATAGGTGGTGATATTGGCGACGATATTGCCGGCGTTGTTGTTGCCGACGCGGATCGCGGCGCCGGATTTCGCCAGATCGTCGAGGCTGTCGATATCGTATTCGTCGGCGATGGATTTCCGCAGGAAGAAATGCATCGGCGCCCAGTTGTACATATAGCCGATTGCCTGAAGCCCGGTGATCGGGCCCTTGAACGGGTCTTCGCCGTCAAGCGCCAGCTTGACCTCGGCATCATGGGCCAGGCCCAGATCGGTGCGGTTGCCCGAAAGCAGGGCGATATTCGCAAATCCGCCGCCGGTCGCCTGATAGGTGACGACCCCGTCGGAATCGGATGTTTTCACCGCCCGGTCGATCCCCGCGCCCAGCAGCGACCAGAGCCCCGACGGGTTCCCCCCGGACAGCGTGACATTGAGGCTTTCCGCAGTGGCTCCGCTGCCCATGACACAGATGCCGATGGCAGCAAGAAACGTTGCTACTTTGGTTTTCATATAGTCCTCCCTCTCAAACGCAGCACAGACACCAAATGATGAGATCTCTAACATTAGATATCTATGTTACATCCTTTTTATATCTTCGCCTCCGCGCTCCGTCAACGACCAAGTTTTCGCATCATTATCAAATAATTTCAGATAGATAACATGAAAAAATGCAGCAAGAGCGCGCCGTCGCTCCGCCGGCGCGCTCTTGCGTTCAAGCACGATACAGCCGGCTCTCGCAGCGTCGAAGCGCCCCGCCCGCCGGCAGTGACTCAGTGAGACATGAAAACCGGGATCTTGATGCCCCGCAGAACGTGATGGGTGACACCGCCGAACATGTCCTGCGAGAACTTGCTGTGCTCGTAGGCGCCCATCACCACCAGCTTCGCGCCGATCTCGTCGGCGGTGGACTGGATGATCTCAGCGATGCTGCGCTCGGGGCGGGCAAGCGGGATATGCTCGGCATCGACGCCGTGCCGTTCGAGATGCGACATGATCCACTTGGCGGAGGGGAGATCCTCAAGCACGTTGCCCACCGTCAGGATGGAGACCTTTCGCGGCTTGCGTTCAAGCACCGCCATCGCGTCGTTGATCGCGCGCGCCGCCGAGCGTTTCCCGTCCCAGGCAACCAGCGCGTGGCTGGCCATGCTGTCGGCCTCGTAGCCATCGGGCACGACAAGCACCGGACGCCCGCTGCGCAGCGCGATGATATCCGGGCTGACCGCGCGATATTCGTCGGTCGGCAACTTCGGGTGGAACCCGGTCACCACAAAATCGAAGTTCCGCGCGATCTCGGACGGCGCGGCGCGGCCGATCACATCCGGCATGACGAACTCACAGCGCTCGCCGATACCGGCGGCGGCGGCTTCCTTGTTGAACGTATCGCGCAGATCCGTGATCTTTTCGCGCTCGGCATCCTTCAGCTTCAGGCGCAGATCTTCGCTCAGCCTCAGGATCTGATCGAAATAAGACGTGGAACCGCTATACATCCCGGTCAGCCAGGCGTCGTGACGCTTGGCGATCTGCACCGCGTGACGGAGGCTTCCGGGGAAGGCGGCGCTTCCCGTATGTGCCAGCAGGATATTCTTGATGCTCATGGTTCGCTCGCGTTGCACAGGGCTTCGATATTGGGTAACGCGAATATTATTAGATGTCTATTATTATTTGGGCGCTCTGCGAAAATGCCTCTATATCAACCGCTTGAGCCCGGCCTGCACCTTCAGCAACCGTGGCAGATAGGTCTCCACCATCTGCCCCGCCTCCCCGGCGCTGGCCGCCATGCCCGTGTTTAGCGCCGCGACGACGCGGTCGTGCCGGTCGATCAGCGGCACGGCAATCGAGCGCAGCCCGATCTCGATTTCCTGGTCGATGATCGCATAGCCCTGGCTGCGCGCGGCATCGATCCGCGCCATAATCTCCTCGGGATCGGAGATGGCAAAGGCGGTGCGCGGCGACAGGTCCGAGGCCTCGACCCGCGCCCGCGCCTCATCGCGCGGCAGCGCCGCCAGCAGCACCCGGCCCATCGAGGTGCTGCATGCCGGCAGCCGCGAGCCGGGCATCAGCCCGATGGACATCACCCGCTTTTGCGCGGCGCGGGCGATATAGACGATCTCGGCCTCGTCCAGCAGCGCCACCGAACAGCTTTGCCCGATCTGCTCCGAGAGCTGGTCGA
The window above is part of the Salipiger abyssi genome. Proteins encoded here:
- a CDS encoding hydantoinase/oxoprolinase family protein, whose product is MSDVSFQLGIDIGGTFTDLSLLALDGGASHTHKVASTPSAPSRAVARGISELMSSVGSTPDAISYFVHGQTIALNAVLERRGARSALIVSEGNGDILEIARLRKKDIFNLKASLPSTIVARQDVYEIPVRGDDADASAGLAAIDAVIAQLAPEIESVAICLLGAYNSDAVERQLAERIRETRPDLYLSCSSDLWSEIREYERASVASLNAYVQPIMSRYVDNLVIDTQEVGLDTALQITQSNGGVLSASSAKAKPVNTMLSGPASGVVAAAYVAGLSGVGDAVTLDIGGTSADFSIIRDEEPVYSTDAEIGDFPIVMPTVDVFAVGAGGGSIAWFDPFGILKLGPQSAGAEPGPACYNRGGTEATVTDAYLVAGYIDAGKFAGGSLSLKAENAFAAVGRIAERLGCSAEDASEAILRLGTATMTSAILPMMTKRGLDPRDFTLIAFGGAGPTHACLLAEEVGIGQILVPPSPGTMCALGATIADYQYNYIRSLRKPLTGIDADTMRAIYGELEQEGRDALAAENPMIERIEIVRSANMRYAGQAFDVDVTLPADLEIGALTPERLAEAFHDTYEALYHNSERDAAVDLVSLRVRVFGRRAKPSLPPARQRDDAGTIAAIGSRPIYHGGQAHEASVYRREDFCAGDSVAGPAVVEQFDTTTVVTPGFTARCDAAGNLLLTNTKRGQDQ
- a CDS encoding MarR family winged helix-turn-helix transcriptional regulator, encoding MNEQSTCSGPSLESSRGEERLARLVRLAARGFNRSLQIRLNTQNVTFGQWIFLRILWNEDGLSQRELSERAHLTEPTAHTALLRMEELGYIVRRNIEGNKRRQHAFLTERGWELRDQLEPLAVEANDLAVAGLTEDEQRILRKALATMIRNLEQDELDAAQRGMRMPPTKGKSAPE
- a CDS encoding aldehyde dehydrogenase family protein codes for the protein MPDSLNFDIEQVLPQHADLYFGGVWHKPLGGVYDDTLNPATGRVLTPVATAGRDDVDAAVAAARKGFLEWRDVPPLERARILKEIAALLRKHGDELAMIDSANCGNPYTEMRGDAAIAAAQMDLFAGLVTEMKGDTIPMGAERVNMTLREPLGVVARILAFNHPFMFCGGKMAAPLAAGNAVIIKPPVQAPLSALRLAEIVDGLLPKGVFSVLPGGVEAGAGLAEHPDVAKVTLIGSVPAGRAVMKSASATVKPVLLELGGKNALIAYPDSKPEKIADALVAGMNFGWCGQSCGSTSRAFLHEDIHDEVLSYVADKIARYKPGIPTDPETTMGAIVSRTQFDRVMGYIESAKSEGARAVTGGHAVTDGDLADGCFIAPTIFADVTPEMTIAREEIFGPVLAVRKWREESAMLEEVNGLELGLTCAIWTRDLATAHRAASRVEAGFVWINEVGRHFLGAPFGGVKQSGIGREEGIGELISFTHEKNVHINLAGQ
- a CDS encoding hydantoinase B/oxoprolinase family protein gives rise to the protein MTRKLSALRTDSAQLDIFVQRFRSIAEEMGYALQRTGHTAFVNETADLGVALVTPEGEIFGYPHSIGITMFANLDFTSMIGEFDSYAPGDVLICNDPYRSAGLSSHLPDISLLAPIFHDGTLVCFAYAYVHSTDVGGRVAGSLSPSSYEIYQEGIRIPPSHLYRAGELNDELINLILCNCRVPHDNWGDLKAMVTALRVADRRVGECVEKYGLAGVTDAMGDVLNYSEMRARAVIAGIPDGTYRFADYLDDDVVSDIPIKFCVALTVKGDEMEVDFTGTDSQLRTAFNIFSDGQAHPWLVYTIMFVLLTIDRDIPVNAGLMRSVSVVTQPGSVVNCKAPAAVGLRTTTGVRVQDAIRGALAQALPREIPAAGAGYIAPIVFTEPDLAKGGLKVNVLEPMVGGTGGHEDGDGLNARDVVDIANLRNSPIEIVESVSGVRILKYALRPDSGGAGRHRGGLGIVFEFEVLEHDCLVTARGQERHRFRPWGVLGGQCGEKAAVYIRRSGAEDFEPLDKIDSLQVDCGDVLRVLTPGGGGYGSPFERDPEMVLHDLRNGLISEQAARDAYGVVLSEGAVDGAATEALRRERGGQGQPAMFNFGPERDAYEAVWTEEAWARLIAHVFTLPVPLRASMRGRLWNAAQRLADERGTALTAADIDRCWTEAIPAGIAQRHTAQGGAADMSKAS
- the nadC gene encoding carboxylating nicotinate-nucleotide diphosphorylase, translated to MPNFEPVPDIILEPAIRNAIMEDLGAGGDVTTRSVLPAGRQYRASLNARQEAVVSGMQAAALAFRLIDPSLEVEIEIPDGTAGKPGDRLMSINGNAASILAAERVALNFAGRLSGTATLTQSYVRAVEGTGTRITCTRKTTPGLKILEKLAVLHGGGFNHRFSLSDAILIKDNHIAAAGGVRPVLEAVQRNVGHMVVVEIEIDGLEQLDAVLEVGGAAAVLFDNMTTEDMAEAVRRIGGRMKTEASGNVRLDRLAEIAATGVDYISSGALTHSAGTVDLGLDF
- a CDS encoding IclR family transcriptional regulator, translated to MEAKGSPRQHVQSVVVGARLLEALARQNDAMSLSAIAKVADMAPAKAHRYLAGFIETGLITQSETTGLYDLGPLSLDLGLAAIRRLDVVELAYPLMVALREETGETTSLSVWGNFGATLVRWVPSNAPVNITVNVGSVLPLLTSSNGRAFAAHLPAEMVEPLIEKELAENAPALAAAGIETRADVEHILQPVRETGIAAAVGLVVPAIASLSCPIFDRTNSVVAVVTIVGITGMISTEADSPVSMKLRDTAQRISEMLGARTG
- a CDS encoding TAXI family TRAP transporter solute-binding subunit, with the protein product MKTKVATFLAAIGICVMGSGATAESLNVTLSGGNPSGLWSLLGAGIDRAVKTSDSDGVVTYQATGGGFANIALLSGNRTDLGLAHDAEVKLALDGEDPFKGPITGLQAIGYMYNWAPMHFFLRKSIADEYDIDSLDDLAKSGAAIRVGNNNAGNIVANITTYILDEAGFDEETIEGNGGVMVRGGSAQQADLMTDGRIDMVINGIFVGHSSFLSVDKNADVVLLDIPQEIIEKTNDKFGTVSYEIPGGSYTNQAEPIDTLALGALLVTTDTMPEETAYTLAKDIATNIDEIRSVHSAMKQLTPELLVSQKTLPFHPGAKRAYEELGLLE
- a CDS encoding universal stress protein; amino-acid sequence: MSIKNILLAHTGSAAFPGSLRHAVQIAKRHDAWLTGMYSGSTSYFDQILRLSEDLRLKLKDAEREKITDLRDTFNKEAAAAGIGERCEFVMPDVIGRAAPSEIARNFDFVVTGFHPKLPTDEYRAVSPDIIALRSGRPVLVVPDGYEADSMASHALVAWDGKRSAARAINDAMAVLERKPRKVSILTVGNVLEDLPSAKWIMSHLERHGVDAEHIPLARPERSIAEIIQSTADEIGAKLVVMGAYEHSKFSQDMFGGVTHHVLRGIKIPVFMSH
- a CDS encoding IclR family transcriptional regulator domain-containing protein → MSNKPTDYIASLAKGLRVIEAFGSDTPRLSISEASAASGLDRATARRVLLTLHREGYADYDGKFFTLTPRVLRLGVAALASLPLSQIVQPWLDQLSEQIGQSCSVALLDEAEIVYIARAAQKRVMSIGLMPGSRLPACSTSMGRVLLAALPRDEARARVEASDLSPRTAFAISDPEEIMARIDAARSQGYAIIDQEIEIGLRSIAVPLIDRHDRVVAALNTGMAASAGEAGQMVETYLPRLLKVQAGLKRLI